Genomic segment of bacterium:
GAGAAGGATTCCTCCGACTCGCCCTAGCGTCGGGGTTGGAATCCCGGCGCTCTCACTTCTCTCGCGTTCGCGATCACTTCGTGCGAAGGCGATTTGGTGCACGCCGGATCGGTCAGGCGAGCATCCCCCAGGAGCCGGAAGGCCTGACATCGGCAGCCACCGAAGTCGACCTCGCGGTCCTCGCAGCTCCGGCAGGGCTCGGGCATCCAGTCCGTGCCTCGGTACGCGTTCATGCCGGGGCTGTCTCGCCAGCAGGCCTCCACGGAATGATCCTGAACACGCCAGAACTCGAGCTCGGGGATCTCGCCCGCCTCGTGGCAGGGAAGGACCCGCCCGGTCGGATCGATCACCATCGCGAGGCGGCCCCATCCCCCCATGCAGGGCTTCGGTCGATCCGAGAAGTAGTCGGGGAGGACGAAGAGCATGTTCAGCCCCGACCCGGCGAGCCGCGTCTGCTCGGCCTTCACGACGCGGCTCGCCTCGGCGAGCTGCTCTGCGGTCGGAATCAGCGCTGAACGATTCAGCAGCGCCCAACCGTGGTACTGGGTGTTCGCGAGCTCCAGGCGATCCGCGCCGAGTCGCTCGGCGAGGGCGATGACCTCGCCGATCGCGTCCAGGTTCTCGCGGTGGAGCACGCAGTTGATCGTCAGCGCGAGGTCGAGCGCCTTCGTCCGCTCGCAGAGCGCGAGCTTCGCGTCGAAGCTGCGCGTTCCGGCGATCCGGTCGGAGCCCTCCGCGGTCGCGTCCTGAATCGAGACCTGCACGCTTCGCAGGCCGACGTCCGCGAGCTCCGAGAGGCCGTCGGGCGTGAGCGGGAGGCCCGCCGTGACGAGATGCGGGTAGAGGTCGGCGGCGACGGCGCGCTCCACGATCTCGGGCAGGTCCTTGCGAGTGCTCGGCTCGCCGCCGGTCAGACCGACGTGGACGACGCCCAGCGCGGCGGCTTCCCGGAAGACGCGTCCCCAGTCCTCGGCCGAGAGCCCCTCGCGCCGCTCCCGGAACGCCAGGGGATTCGAGCAATACGGGCATTGGAGCGGACAGCGATACGTCAGCTCCGCGATCAGGTTGAGCGGCGCGATCCCCTCGGTCATCCCGACTCTCCGTCGGCGTCGATCGAAGTGATCCCGCCCATCGTGATCATCTCGTCCAGGAATCGCTCGACTTCGTCCGCGAGGCCCTCCGTCCCCGGGTATCGGTCGGCGAGGATCGACGTGATCTCGTCGCGGCTCCGCGTTCCGTCGACGAGCTCGAGGATCTCGCCTCCGCTGCCTTCGAGCCGGATCGCGCGCTCGGGAAGCACGAGGACGTGCCCCTGCGCGCGGACCTTGAGCGCGGCGTGCCGCGAGAGGGCGTAGCGAGCGGCGGCCATGCTCAGATCTCGACCTCGAGTCCGTCGAGTCCGACCTCCACGCCGGCCTCCGAGACGCGCTTCGCCTCCTTCGCACCGAGCCCCGCGAGAGGATTGCTGGCGGCGACGTGGACGTAGATCGAGCGCCCGTTCATGCCCGCGAGCACCGCGAGGGAACCGCCGGCGCCGTCGATCGGGACGTGGCCGAGCTCATCGGGTGTCCGCGCACCCGGCCGTAGACGCCGCGCCTCCTCCGCCGCATAACACGTGCCGTCGACGAAACGCACGTCCGCTTCGCGGAGCTCCGCGAGGGTGGCGGTGTCGAGTCGCTCGATTCGCGGCGCCCAGACCAGGCGTCGCCCGCTCCGTCGGTCGGTGATCCGGACGCCGCAACGTGCGCGCCCGACGCTCGTCGAGCGATCCCGCAGATGATCCGGGATCGGCCCGGGCAGGGGGAAGAGCCGCGCCTCGAGGATCTCGTCGCGGTCGAGGGGGAAAGGTCGATCCCAGCCCAGTCCGGTCCAGAGCGGCTCGAGGGTCACGAAGGCGGCATCGTGATCGAGCAGCTCGCGACGAAGATCGGCGGGCGAGGCGATGCGGATCGCGAGACCGCTGCGGAGCGCGAGCGCACCGGCGCTCCCGTCGAGATCACCCGAAGTGAGCACGAGGGAGTCGATCGGAACCGCGCGGCTTCCCTCCGGCGGCGCGAAGAGGGGCTCGTTCGCGAGGCTCGCCGCGAGATGGAAGGGTGCTTCGAGGATCGAGAAGCGAACGCCGTCGGCGCTGACGGCGAGGCAGGCGCCTGCGCGGCGCGGATGGTCCGGGTCGCGTGTCCGCGCCTTCCGGGCGATCTCGGAGCCGTCGTTCCAGGTCGGGACGCCGGTCGCGACACCGGAGCCGAGCAGCCGCGCCTTCATCACGACGTCCCGCCCTCGGGTCGCCGCCTCATTCCGCGGACTCCGCGTCGATCACGTGGTGGGCGACGTCGCTCGAGAAGCCGCGGCGGGCGAGGAAGCCGAGATGGCGCTGGCGCTTGGCGATCCGCTCGTCCGGGTCGGGGCAGAAGGGGCCGAGGCGCTTCTTGCGCGCGATCCGGAAGGCGGCTTCGACCTCGTCCGCGTGGGCGAAGCCGCCGCCGTCGTCGTCTCGCGCGCCGGTCGCCTCCTCCGTTCGTTCGCGCTCGATCTCGCGAAGGGTCGAGGGTTCGATCCCCTTCGCGAAGAGCTGCTGCTCGATCTGGGCGCGCGAGCGACCCGCGGCCCGGCCGCGCTCGAAGAGGTGTGTCGCGAGTCGGCGATCGTCGACGTAGCCACGATCGATCAGTCGATCGACGATCCCGGGGATCGACGCCCGGACGGCCTCGCCCTGCTCGTCGGTCCGCGCGCAACGCTCGTCGAGCTTCCTTTCGAGGGTCTCGATCAGTCGTCGCCGCGATTGGTCCGAGCGCGCGAGGGAACGGACCGCCTCGTCCTCGAGCCAGGTCTCGTCGAGGGGCAGGGCGTCCCGACGTTTCCGTCGGCGCGGCGCCTCGTCCGGTGCGCCGGAGTCGGCTGCGACTGACGTGGGGCGATGCGGTTCCATGCCCTCCACGCTACCAAATCGGCGAAACGCCCTCGCGGGCCGGTCTCCGACCCTTCCCCGCGGAATCCATCTGACGATGCCCGAGCTTCCCGAAGTCGAAACGACCCGCCGCCGGATCGCGCCGCTCCTCGTGGGCCGGCGCATCGCGCACCTCGTCACGACGCCGCCCAGCTACTTCTTCATCACGCCGCCCGAAGAACTGCGCACACGCCTCGAAGGGCGCCCCGTCGAATCGCTCGATCGGGTGGGCAAGT
This window contains:
- the pqqE gene encoding pyrroloquinoline quinone biosynthesis protein PqqE; the encoded protein is MTEGIAPLNLIAELTYRCPLQCPYCSNPLAFRERREGLSAEDWGRVFREAAALGVVHVGLTGGEPSTRKDLPEIVERAVAADLYPHLVTAGLPLTPDGLSELADVGLRSVQVSIQDATAEGSDRIAGTRSFDAKLALCERTKALDLALTINCVLHRENLDAIGEVIALAERLGADRLELANTQYHGWALLNRSALIPTAEQLAEASRVVKAEQTRLAGSGLNMLFVLPDYFSDRPKPCMGGWGRLAMVIDPTGRVLPCHEAGEIPELEFWRVQDHSVEACWRDSPGMNAYRGTDWMPEPCRSCEDREVDFGGCRCQAFRLLGDARLTDPACTKSPSHEVIANAREVRAPGFQPRR
- the pqqD gene encoding pyrroloquinoline quinone biosynthesis peptide chaperone PqqD; translation: MAAARYALSRHAALKVRAQGHVLVLPERAIRLEGSGGEILELVDGTRSRDEITSILADRYPGTEGLADEVERFLDEMITMGGITSIDADGESG
- a CDS encoding MBL fold metallo-hydrolase, producing MKARLLGSGVATGVPTWNDGSEIARKARTRDPDHPRRAGACLAVSADGVRFSILEAPFHLAASLANEPLFAPPEGSRAVPIDSLVLTSGDLDGSAGALALRSGLAIRIASPADLRRELLDHDAAFVTLEPLWTGLGWDRPFPLDRDEILEARLFPLPGPIPDHLRDRSTSVGRARCGVRITDRRSGRRLVWAPRIERLDTATLAELREADVRFVDGTCYAAEEARRLRPGARTPDELGHVPIDGAGGSLAVLAGMNGRSIYVHVAASNPLAGLGAKEAKRVSEAGVEVGLDGLEVEI
- a CDS encoding RecX family transcriptional regulator; the protein is MEPHRPTSVAADSGAPDEAPRRRKRRDALPLDETWLEDEAVRSLARSDQSRRRLIETLERKLDERCARTDEQGEAVRASIPGIVDRLIDRGYVDDRRLATHLFERGRAAGRSRAQIEQQLFAKGIEPSTLREIERERTEEATGARDDDGGGFAHADEVEAAFRIARKKRLGPFCPDPDERIAKRQRHLGFLARRGFSSDVAHHVIDAESAE